A region from the Sandaracinus amylolyticus genome encodes:
- a CDS encoding 1-acyl-sn-glycerol-3-phosphate acyltransferase, with translation MKLRRRVRNACGRAWLRAFGWEIDGGAPPVEKAVVVAAPHTSNWDLPFTLAIAWSLDLDMKWVGKHTLFELPVWGPFLRSLGGIGVDRRTKNDAVKAIADVVKDSERILLIVPPEGTRGVAKRWKTGFYWIAVEAEVPIVLGFLDFAKKRGGLGELLHPTGDIAHDFELLREFYRDKKGKHPERQGDVSLGEVGVPTPMATA, from the coding sequence ATGAAGTTGCGTCGTCGGGTGCGGAACGCGTGCGGACGAGCGTGGCTGCGCGCGTTCGGGTGGGAGATCGACGGCGGTGCGCCGCCGGTCGAGAAAGCGGTCGTCGTCGCGGCGCCGCACACGTCGAACTGGGATCTCCCGTTCACGCTCGCGATCGCGTGGTCGCTCGACCTCGACATGAAGTGGGTCGGCAAGCACACGCTCTTCGAGCTGCCGGTGTGGGGCCCGTTCCTGCGCTCGCTCGGCGGCATCGGCGTCGATCGCCGCACGAAGAACGACGCCGTGAAGGCGATCGCCGACGTGGTGAAGGACAGCGAGCGCATCCTGCTCATCGTGCCGCCCGAGGGCACGCGCGGCGTCGCGAAGCGCTGGAAGACGGGCTTCTACTGGATCGCGGTCGAGGCCGAGGTGCCGATCGTCCTGGGCTTCCTCGACTTCGCGAAGAAGCGCGGCGGGCTCGGCGAGCTCCTGCATCCGACGGGCGACATCGCGCACGACTTCGAGCTGCTGCGCGAGTTCTACCGAGACAAGAAGGGCAAGCACCCCGAGCGTCAGGGCGACGTCTCGCTCGGCGAGGTCGGCGTGCCGACGCCGATGGCGACCGCCTAG
- a CDS encoding DEAD/DEAH box helicase: MLADDPPFARPQAPWTSARGLPSVLERWQDDGGLWRNVALHHVVPPRDAHHAEVPDALHPLLRDALARRGIERLYSHQARAFDLAREGQSIVVATPTASGKSLCYHLPVLDRLAREPDARALYLFPTKALSRDQEASLRTLMKDVGLTHGAITYDGDTPGDARRAARERSGILLTNPDMLHAGILPHHASWARFFACLRYVVVDELHTYRGVFGSHLANVLRRLQRIARFHGADPTFVFASATIGNPREHAQRMIGRDVTLIDESGAPTGPRHVVVYNPPVLNPELGVRASYLKTAVSLTADLLRAEVPTIVFGQSRNSVEVMLKYLRDRLAADRIDPECIQAYRSGYLPETRRRIEEGLRAGSIRGVVATNALELGIDIGSLQAVVCAGYPGSIAALWQRFGRAGRRSDPSLALMVASSQPLDQFFALQAHTVIGAPVEHARIDPDNVEILVQHLKCAAFELPFEEGEALGDVPPAAVKDALDYLAQHQVVHAGAGAGGKTVYHWATDAYPATHVSLRSVGWDNFVVIDLDTDKTIAEMDWRATHTMLHVQAIYQHEGEQYQVERLDFENHKAFVRKVEPDYYTTAMTYTRVAITQEDDGAVMSAGLSSGMGEVSVIEKVVGYKKIKFHTHENVGYGDVRLPEMQMHTSACWMTIDEDVVRAMPQPRAIVLDAIRGVMNAMHLVASVGLMCDPRDLGHTLGDRGGEGELPSKGEPLSSLAAGPGFDPTIFLYDAVPGGVGLAPRLFEDRESLMRRTRALIDGCECTGGCPACIGALVSPPPASAARAEIVTSASSDLKHLALTLLDALGVGATH, encoded by the coding sequence ATGCTCGCGGACGACCCGCCCTTCGCTCGCCCCCAAGCGCCTTGGACGTCCGCCCGCGGCCTCCCATCCGTCCTCGAGCGCTGGCAGGACGACGGCGGGCTCTGGCGCAACGTCGCGCTCCATCACGTCGTCCCACCGCGCGATGCGCACCACGCCGAGGTCCCCGACGCGCTGCACCCGCTGCTCCGTGATGCGCTCGCGCGCCGCGGCATCGAGCGCCTCTACTCCCACCAGGCGCGCGCGTTCGATCTCGCGCGCGAGGGCCAGTCGATCGTCGTCGCGACGCCCACCGCGTCCGGCAAGTCGCTTTGCTACCACCTGCCCGTCCTCGATCGCCTCGCCCGCGAGCCCGACGCGCGCGCGCTCTATCTCTTCCCGACGAAGGCGCTCTCGCGCGATCAGGAAGCGTCGCTCCGCACGCTCATGAAGGACGTGGGCCTCACCCACGGCGCGATCACCTACGACGGCGACACGCCCGGCGACGCACGCAGAGCCGCGCGAGAGCGCAGCGGCATCCTGCTGACGAACCCCGACATGCTCCACGCGGGCATCCTCCCGCACCACGCGAGCTGGGCGCGCTTCTTCGCGTGCCTGCGCTACGTCGTCGTCGACGAGCTCCACACGTATCGCGGCGTCTTCGGCTCGCACCTCGCGAACGTGCTTCGTCGCCTCCAGCGCATCGCGCGCTTCCACGGCGCGGATCCCACGTTCGTGTTCGCGTCCGCGACGATCGGGAACCCGCGCGAGCACGCGCAGCGGATGATCGGCCGCGACGTCACGCTGATCGACGAGAGCGGCGCGCCGACCGGTCCCCGCCACGTCGTCGTCTACAACCCGCCGGTCCTCAACCCCGAGCTCGGCGTGCGCGCGAGCTACCTGAAGACGGCGGTCTCGCTCACCGCGGATCTGCTGCGCGCGGAGGTGCCGACCATCGTCTTCGGCCAGTCGCGCAACTCGGTCGAGGTCATGCTCAAGTACCTCCGCGATCGCCTCGCCGCCGATCGCATCGATCCCGAGTGCATCCAGGCCTATCGAAGCGGTTATCTCCCCGAGACGCGACGCCGCATCGAAGAGGGCCTGCGCGCCGGCTCGATCCGCGGCGTCGTCGCGACCAACGCGCTCGAGCTCGGCATCGACATCGGATCACTCCAAGCGGTCGTGTGCGCGGGGTATCCGGGCTCGATCGCCGCGCTGTGGCAGCGCTTCGGTCGCGCCGGTCGCCGCAGCGATCCCTCGCTCGCGCTGATGGTCGCGTCGAGCCAGCCGCTCGATCAGTTCTTCGCGCTCCAGGCGCACACGGTGATCGGCGCGCCCGTCGAGCACGCGCGGATCGATCCCGACAACGTCGAGATCCTCGTGCAGCACCTCAAGTGCGCAGCGTTCGAGCTGCCCTTCGAAGAAGGCGAGGCGCTCGGTGACGTGCCGCCCGCCGCGGTGAAGGACGCGCTCGACTACCTCGCGCAGCACCAGGTCGTGCACGCCGGCGCCGGCGCGGGCGGCAAGACCGTCTACCACTGGGCGACCGACGCGTACCCCGCGACCCACGTCAGCCTGCGCAGCGTCGGCTGGGACAACTTCGTCGTCATCGACCTCGACACCGACAAGACCATCGCCGAGATGGACTGGCGCGCGACGCACACGATGCTGCACGTGCAGGCGATCTACCAGCACGAGGGCGAGCAGTACCAGGTCGAGCGCCTCGACTTCGAGAACCACAAGGCCTTCGTCCGCAAGGTCGAGCCCGACTACTACACGACCGCGATGACGTACACGCGCGTCGCGATCACGCAGGAGGACGACGGCGCGGTCATGAGCGCCGGCCTCTCGAGCGGGATGGGCGAGGTCTCGGTCATCGAGAAGGTCGTCGGATACAAGAAGATCAAGTTCCACACGCACGAGAACGTCGGCTACGGCGACGTGCGCCTGCCCGAGATGCAGATGCACACGAGCGCGTGCTGGATGACGATCGACGAGGACGTCGTGCGCGCGATGCCCCAGCCGCGCGCGATCGTGCTCGACGCGATCCGCGGCGTCATGAACGCGATGCACCTCGTCGCGTCGGTCGGGCTGATGTGCGATCCGCGCGACCTCGGGCACACGCTGGGCGATCGCGGCGGAGAGGGCGAGCTGCCGAGCAAGGGCGAGCCGCTGTCTTCCCTCGCTGCAGGGCCCGGGTTCGATCCGACGATCTTCCTCTACGACGCGGTGCCCGGCGGGGTCGGGCTCGCGCCGCGTCTGTTCGAGGACCGCGAGTCGCTGATGCGCCGCACCCGCGCGCTGATCGACGGCTGCGAGTGCACGGGTGGATGCCCCGCGTGCATCGGCGCGCTGGTCTCGCCTCCGCCCGCGAGCGCCGCACGCGCCGAGATCGTCACCAGCGCATCGAGCGACCTCAAGCACCTCGCGCTCACGCTGCTCGACGCCCTCGGCGTCGGCGCCACCCACTGA
- a CDS encoding glutathione S-transferase family protein: MRDTLYTWGTPNGLKPILMLEELGADYELVKVHIGKGEQKTPEFLARNLNARIPVLDTTIDGSRVSIAESAAILIHLAEREGRFLPTKPAARARTMQWVMFQMSAVGPMFGQAGFFLRQRERNEGAIERYVNETKRILGVLDTQLGQHAHLAGDEYTIADMLTLFWTRSPSYFGLTLAEWPNVQRWVAQLEQRPAVQRTLAVTFP; this comes from the coding sequence ATGCGAGACACGCTCTACACCTGGGGCACACCGAACGGCCTCAAGCCCATCCTGATGCTCGAAGAGCTCGGCGCGGACTACGAGCTCGTGAAGGTCCACATCGGCAAGGGCGAGCAGAAGACGCCGGAGTTCCTCGCGCGGAACCTCAACGCTCGGATCCCCGTCCTCGACACGACGATCGACGGCTCGCGCGTGTCGATCGCGGAGTCCGCCGCGATCCTGATCCACCTCGCGGAGCGCGAGGGTCGCTTCCTGCCGACCAAGCCCGCGGCGCGCGCGCGCACGATGCAGTGGGTGATGTTCCAGATGAGCGCGGTGGGCCCGATGTTCGGGCAGGCCGGGTTCTTCCTGCGCCAGCGCGAGCGCAACGAGGGCGCGATCGAGCGCTACGTGAACGAGACGAAGCGCATCCTCGGCGTGCTGGACACCCAGCTGGGGCAGCACGCGCACCTCGCGGGCGACGAGTACACGATCGCCGACATGCTCACGCTGTTCTGGACGCGGAGCCCGTCGTACTTCGGGCTCACGCTCGCCGAGTGGCCGAACGTGCAGCGATGGGTCGCGCAGCTCGAGCAGCGCCCCGCGGTGCAGCGCACGCTGGCCGTCACGTTCCCGTGA
- a CDS encoding DNA polymerase beta superfamily protein, which yields MHLKIDALAHLDPQSTPLPHGTEVVTRVAREHGERCVPQGTVGRVVGGADDAIDVAIVGVGTLRFARHELTPRRVGQAVFARRREASWSALRGCVVIETVVGSRAWGLAGEGSDTDRRGAFALPLPWRTGLLAPPEDLVSADSTEAYWSIDKTIRQALRADPNTLEMLFVESATARDPIGAWLLEAKGAFVSREIYGTFARYALAQLRRLEQGMRLAEHRHLVIEWLRDEPALDLDALAARLAARSPRAAPDEASALATARQWVKQLYRSMHDQGLIDASELDALRRFARDRAAALALPRELRPKNAYNLLRLLITAEAWLRTGEPSFVVPDAARDRLLAIKNGEVALHLVLAEAEALAPALEAARDVSPLPMRPDVRRVDALSRRIGEELARRWIERAPGPFGADAPEPPELEWREDA from the coding sequence ATGCACCTCAAGATCGACGCGCTCGCGCACCTCGATCCGCAGTCGACGCCGCTGCCGCACGGCACCGAGGTCGTCACGCGGGTCGCGCGCGAGCACGGCGAGCGTTGCGTGCCGCAGGGCACGGTGGGGCGTGTGGTCGGCGGCGCGGACGACGCGATCGACGTCGCGATCGTCGGGGTCGGCACGCTGCGCTTCGCGCGCCACGAGCTGACGCCGCGGCGCGTCGGACAGGCGGTGTTCGCGCGGCGTCGCGAGGCGAGCTGGAGCGCGCTGCGCGGGTGCGTGGTGATCGAGACGGTCGTGGGCTCGCGCGCGTGGGGGCTCGCCGGCGAGGGCTCCGACACCGATCGCCGCGGCGCGTTCGCGCTGCCGCTGCCGTGGCGCACCGGGCTGCTCGCGCCGCCGGAGGATCTCGTCAGCGCGGACTCGACCGAGGCGTACTGGTCGATCGACAAGACGATCCGACAGGCCCTCCGCGCCGATCCGAACACGCTCGAGATGCTCTTCGTGGAGTCGGCGACCGCGCGCGATCCGATCGGCGCGTGGCTGCTCGAGGCGAAGGGCGCGTTCGTGTCGCGCGAGATCTACGGGACGTTCGCGCGCTACGCGCTCGCGCAGCTGCGCCGGCTCGAGCAGGGGATGCGGCTCGCGGAGCATCGTCACCTCGTGATCGAGTGGCTGCGCGACGAGCCGGCGCTGGATCTCGACGCGCTCGCGGCGCGCCTCGCTGCGCGCTCACCGCGCGCCGCGCCCGACGAGGCGAGCGCGCTCGCGACCGCGCGGCAGTGGGTGAAGCAGCTCTATCGATCGATGCACGACCAGGGGCTGATCGATGCGTCGGAGCTCGATGCGCTGCGACGCTTCGCGCGCGATCGTGCCGCGGCGCTGGCGCTGCCGCGCGAGCTGCGCCCGAAGAACGCGTACAACCTGCTGCGCCTCCTGATCACGGCCGAGGCGTGGCTGCGCACCGGCGAGCCTTCGTTCGTGGTGCCCGACGCGGCGCGCGATCGCCTGCTCGCGATCAAGAACGGCGAGGTCGCGCTCCATCTCGTGCTGGCCGAGGCCGAGGCGCTCGCGCCTGCGCTCGAGGCCGCGCGCGACGTGTCGCCGCTCCCGATGCGCCCCGACGTGCGACGCGTGGACGCGCTCTCGCGACGCATCGGCGAGGAGCTCGCGCGCCGTTGGATCGAGCGCGCGCCGGGCCCGTTCGGCGCGGATGCGCCGGAGCCGCCCGAGCTCGAATGGCGGGAGGACGCATGA
- a CDS encoding SRPBCC domain-containing protein — protein MAKPKSKLLSRPAARLARDARGHDTSVPARERLELSVTLPIDPSALYAAWLDAREHGAFTGGQASCEPRVGGRFTAWDGYIEGETLELHAGERIVQAWRTSDFEDDDADSRLELRFVPEGDGTRLVLKHTELPKGGAHKYREDWKQLYFAPMSKYFTR, from the coding sequence ATGGCGAAGCCGAAGTCGAAGCTCTTGTCGAGACCCGCAGCGAGGCTCGCGCGCGACGCGCGCGGGCACGACACCAGCGTCCCGGCGCGCGAGAGGCTCGAGCTCTCCGTGACGCTCCCGATCGATCCGAGCGCGCTCTACGCGGCGTGGCTCGATGCGCGCGAGCACGGCGCGTTCACCGGCGGCCAAGCGAGCTGCGAGCCGCGCGTCGGCGGGCGCTTCACCGCGTGGGACGGATACATCGAGGGCGAGACGCTCGAGCTCCACGCGGGCGAGCGCATCGTGCAGGCGTGGCGCACGAGCGACTTCGAGGACGACGACGCGGACTCGCGGCTCGAGCTGCGCTTCGTGCCCGAGGGCGACGGCACGCGCCTCGTCCTCAAGCACACCGAGCTGCCGAAGGGTGGCGCGCACAAGTATCGCGAGGACTGGAAGCAGCTCTACTTCGCGCCGATGTCGAAGTACTTCACGCGCTAA
- a CDS encoding ribonuclease H-like domain-containing protein, producing the protein MDLKRKLARLGAPGPAPQPAPPPPEPVLSAVDLERRERIARLRATIDRLESRDRVAMRTAPRPAAVKTPLPGTLDDTPHGPLHRVVQYLPPAHHHGRIAIARALEVRSEIAAALALDPALDGVDLRKMLLLDTETTGLSGGTGTLPFLIGMAWFEDESLRVEQLFLRRPGEERPLLARLAERIAESSCIVTYNGKSFDWPLLRTRAVLNRVPVPTPRAHLDLLHCARRVFARRLGQVRLVQIETEVLGMRRERDVDGAEIPHLYWDFVRGAEGSVISPVIEHNANDLVALAALLATLGERWQDVLPAHEPEDRLGIARVALRHGDLDRAARFAEAAASGGGDAELTVDALLVASSAARARARHDEVLRLLRDALDAAPDDARRAPLHLALAKHLEHRTRDPAAALAHAGRTAAVEGEDACAKRVARLAKKRERDEQREAKRAAREAKRAARALALPLERTTPKSERN; encoded by the coding sequence TTGGACCTCAAACGAAAGCTCGCCCGCCTCGGCGCGCCGGGGCCCGCGCCGCAGCCAGCGCCTCCACCGCCCGAGCCCGTCCTCTCCGCGGTCGACCTCGAGCGCCGAGAGCGCATCGCGCGGCTGCGCGCGACGATCGATCGGCTCGAGTCGCGCGACCGCGTCGCGATGCGCACCGCGCCCCGCCCCGCGGCGGTGAAGACACCGCTCCCGGGCACGCTCGACGACACGCCGCACGGCCCGCTGCATCGCGTGGTGCAGTACCTCCCGCCCGCGCACCACCACGGGCGCATCGCGATCGCGCGCGCGCTCGAAGTGCGCAGCGAGATCGCCGCGGCGCTCGCGCTCGATCCCGCGCTCGACGGAGTCGATCTCCGGAAGATGCTGCTGCTCGACACCGAGACCACGGGCCTCTCGGGCGGAACCGGGACGCTGCCGTTCCTGATCGGGATGGCGTGGTTCGAGGACGAGAGCCTGCGCGTGGAGCAGCTCTTCCTGCGACGCCCGGGCGAGGAGCGCCCGCTGCTCGCGCGGCTCGCGGAGCGCATCGCCGAGAGCTCGTGCATCGTCACCTACAACGGGAAGAGCTTCGACTGGCCGCTGCTGCGTACGCGCGCCGTGCTCAACCGCGTGCCGGTGCCCACGCCGCGCGCGCACCTCGATCTGCTGCACTGCGCGCGTCGTGTGTTCGCGCGACGGCTGGGCCAGGTGCGGCTCGTCCAGATCGAGACCGAGGTGCTCGGCATGCGCCGCGAGCGCGACGTCGACGGCGCGGAGATCCCGCACCTCTACTGGGACTTCGTGCGCGGCGCGGAGGGCTCGGTGATCAGCCCGGTGATCGAGCACAACGCGAACGATCTCGTCGCGCTCGCGGCGCTGCTCGCGACGCTCGGCGAGCGCTGGCAGGACGTGCTGCCCGCCCACGAGCCCGAGGATCGCCTCGGCATCGCGCGGGTCGCGCTGCGGCACGGTGATCTCGATCGCGCGGCGCGCTTCGCGGAAGCGGCTGCGAGCGGCGGTGGTGATGCGGAGCTGACGGTCGACGCGCTGCTCGTCGCGAGCTCCGCGGCGCGCGCTCGTGCTCGGCACGACGAGGTGCTGCGCCTGTTGCGCGACGCGCTCGACGCCGCGCCCGACGACGCGCGACGTGCGCCTCTGCACCTCGCGCTCGCGAAGCACCTCGAGCACCGCACGCGCGATCCCGCGGCCGCGCTGGCGCACGCCGGGCGCACCGCCGCGGTCGAAGGAGAAGACGCGTGCGCGAAGCGCGTCGCGCGCCTCGCGAAGAAGCGCGAGCGCGACGAGCAGCGCGAGGCGAAGCGTGCCGCGCGCGAGGCGAAGCGCGCCGCACGCGCGCTGGCGCTCCCCCTCGAGCGGACGACTCCGAAGTCGGAGAGGAACTAG
- a CDS encoding DNA polymerase beta superfamily protein: MIETLLDAHARDVARRVIAEESARREHVVVYLSGAHAYGFPSPDSDLDLKCIHVAPTRALLGLAPPVPTFDRAEILDGVEIDYTSNELGHALTGILRGNGNFLERVLGSAVLAPSSMLERLREIGARSLSRRVHRHYRGFAESQLRELDKRPTVKRLLYVMRTALTGTHLLETGTLITDLPTLLDAHDQRDAAVLIERKRAGERTPLEDAERTRWRARVDALFTALDDALARSPLPEAPQNEAELDAFLIEARRARL; the protein is encoded by the coding sequence ATGATCGAGACGCTGCTCGATGCCCACGCGCGCGACGTCGCGCGCCGTGTGATCGCCGAGGAGTCCGCCCGGCGCGAGCACGTGGTCGTGTACCTCTCGGGCGCGCACGCGTACGGCTTTCCTTCGCCGGACAGCGATCTCGATCTGAAGTGCATCCACGTCGCGCCGACGCGCGCGCTGCTCGGGCTCGCGCCTCCGGTGCCGACGTTCGATCGCGCGGAGATCCTCGACGGAGTCGAGATCGACTACACGTCGAACGAGCTCGGGCACGCGCTCACCGGCATCCTGCGCGGCAACGGCAACTTCCTCGAGCGCGTGCTCGGCAGCGCGGTGCTCGCGCCGTCGTCGATGCTCGAGCGCCTGCGCGAGATCGGCGCGCGCTCTCTCTCGCGGCGCGTGCATCGACACTACCGCGGGTTCGCCGAGAGCCAGCTGCGCGAGCTCGACAAACGACCGACGGTGAAGCGCTTGCTCTACGTGATGCGCACCGCGCTGACGGGCACGCACCTGCTCGAGACCGGCACGCTGATCACCGATCTCCCGACGCTGCTCGACGCGCACGATCAGCGCGACGCCGCGGTGCTCATCGAGCGCAAGCGCGCCGGCGAGCGCACGCCGCTCGAGGATGCCGAGCGCACGCGATGGCGCGCGCGCGTCGACGCGCTCTTCACCGCGCTCGACGATGCGCTCGCGCGCTCGCCGCTCCCCGAAGCGCCGCAGAACGAGGCCGAGCTCGACGCGTTCCTGATCGAGGCGCGCCGCGCGCGTCTCTAG